Proteins encoded in a region of the Chryseobacterium piperi genome:
- a CDS encoding IS110 family RNA-guided transposase, translating to MKSYFIGIDISKDTLDVCIMSDSEEKDIFFKVENTLSGIESMISRNIPENAQLWYCFENTGNYGLLLARILESQEISYYQVPALEIKLSQGIQRGKNDRVDAWRIAKYAKTYCKELKPYLLPSKELLKIKNLLTYRNHLIKVRTQFKNEIKAFYQINKIADVSFEINDIMGHIQQLDKNIALVEEKIKQEIHNQQHLNRNFEKITKVKGVGFLTAAYMIVLTNNFTSFQNPRKFNCYAGIAPFEHTSGTSVQGKTKTSKLRNKRIKTILFNGANSAVIYDEELKSYYQRKKQQGKAHNSIINAVCCKIVYRIFAVVKREEPFVNLTRYNLHMS from the coding sequence ATGAAAAGTTATTTTATAGGAATTGATATTTCCAAAGATACCTTGGATGTTTGTATCATGAGTGATTCTGAAGAGAAAGACATTTTTTTTAAAGTTGAAAATACTCTATCAGGAATTGAAAGTATGATTTCAAGAAACATCCCAGAGAATGCTCAATTGTGGTATTGCTTTGAAAATACAGGAAATTATGGGCTGCTCCTTGCCAGGATATTGGAAAGCCAAGAAATAAGCTATTATCAGGTCCCGGCTCTCGAAATAAAATTAAGTCAGGGAATACAAAGAGGAAAGAATGATCGAGTTGATGCCTGGAGGATTGCCAAGTATGCAAAAACATATTGCAAAGAACTTAAACCTTATCTCCTTCCCAGTAAAGAACTGCTTAAGATAAAAAATCTTCTTACCTACAGAAATCATTTGATAAAGGTAAGAACACAGTTCAAGAATGAGATAAAAGCTTTTTATCAGATCAATAAAATAGCTGATGTAAGTTTTGAAATTAATGATATTATGGGCCATATACAGCAACTGGATAAAAATATAGCATTAGTTGAAGAAAAAATAAAACAGGAAATCCATAATCAACAACACCTCAACCGAAACTTTGAAAAAATAACCAAAGTGAAAGGGGTTGGATTCCTCACAGCAGCTTATATGATTGTATTAACGAATAATTTTACAAGTTTTCAAAACCCAAGGAAATTCAACTGTTATGCAGGGATTGCTCCTTTTGAGCATACATCAGGAACAAGTGTTCAAGGCAAAACTAAAACAAGTAAACTTAGAAATAAAAGAATTAAAACGATTCTTTTTAATGGTGCTAATTCTGCCGTAATTTATGATGAAGAATTAAAATCTTATTACCAAAGAAAAAAACAACAGGGAAAAGCACATAATTCTATTATCAATGCTGTATGCTGTAAAATTGTATATAGAATATTTGCTGTCGTAAAAAGGGAAGAACCTTTTGTAAATTTAACAAGATATAATTTGCATATGTCTTAG
- a CDS encoding MFS transporter, with amino-acid sequence MGVIDKRIIPLAIGGLGIGTTEFTIMGLLPDIARSLQVSIPEAGHLISAYALGVVIGAPILIGYSVKFPPKKVLIVLMMIFTLFNGLSAIAPDYTTMLIIRFMSGLPHGAFFGVGTVVASRLAGKGKGAFYISLMFTGLTVANLAMVPLVTYIGHTFHWRWYFAIVAVIGLFALLFLKFWLPAMETKQDTHFLEELKFLKHKQSWLVLLITAIGFGGLFTWFSYITPLMTIIAGIKGSQMAYVMVLAGAGMVVGNLAGGFLSDKLGPEKTCSLLLFLMMSSLAGVFFFSEYQMIALVLTFICGALSMSVASPINIMMMKAAPRSEMMAAAFMQAAFNIANAMGAFLGGIPLEHGFSFKYPSLVGVGMTFIGLLISIRYMYLYRTSKPNEEIHVECATCDK; translated from the coding sequence ATGGGAGTAATTGATAAAAGGATAATACCACTGGCTATTGGTGGTTTGGGGATAGGAACTACGGAGTTTACCATTATGGGATTGCTTCCCGATATTGCCCGTTCTTTACAGGTAAGTATTCCGGAGGCCGGACACCTGATTTCAGCGTATGCATTAGGAGTGGTGATCGGAGCTCCGATATTGATCGGATATTCTGTGAAGTTTCCTCCTAAAAAAGTCCTGATCGTTTTAATGATGATCTTTACCCTATTTAATGGTTTATCAGCAATTGCCCCTGATTATACTACGATGTTAATCATTAGATTCATGTCGGGTTTGCCCCATGGTGCCTTCTTTGGAGTAGGAACAGTGGTTGCATCCAGGCTGGCAGGAAAAGGGAAAGGAGCCTTTTATATTTCATTGATGTTTACCGGGCTTACGGTCGCTAACCTTGCTATGGTTCCTTTGGTTACTTATATTGGACATACCTTCCACTGGAGGTGGTACTTTGCTATTGTGGCTGTTATTGGATTATTTGCTTTATTGTTTTTAAAATTCTGGCTTCCTGCTATGGAAACGAAACAAGATACCCATTTTTTGGAAGAATTAAAGTTTCTGAAACATAAGCAATCCTGGTTGGTATTGTTAATTACTGCTATCGGATTTGGAGGACTTTTTACCTGGTTTAGTTATATAACACCTTTGATGACTATTATTGCCGGAATTAAGGGTAGCCAGATGGCATATGTGATGGTTCTTGCAGGAGCGGGAATGGTCGTGGGAAATCTTGCGGGAGGATTTCTATCTGATAAGTTAGGACCTGAGAAGACCTGTTCACTTTTATTATTTTTAATGATGTCTTCGCTGGCAGGAGTATTTTTCTTTTCGGAATACCAAATGATCGCTTTAGTACTCACCTTCATTTGTGGTGCATTATCGATGTCTGTGGCTTCACCAATTAATATTATGATGATGAAAGCGGCTCCTAGAAGCGAAATGATGGCTGCCGCCTTTATGCAGGCTGCCTTTAATATTGCCAATGCAATGGGAGCTTTCTTAGGTGGGATTCCTTTAGAACATGGCTTTTCATTTAAATATCCATCGCTGGTTGGAGTAGGAATGACTTTTATAGGCTTATTAATAAGCATAAGATATATGTATTTGTACCGGACATCAAAACCCAACGAAGAAATACATGTGGAATGTGCTACATGTGATAAATAA
- a CDS encoding AraC family transcriptional regulator, with protein sequence MKIQKESIEFEKGKSFKLFAPSLKNCFFWHYHPEIELVYVEAINGIRHVGKDISGFTDSDLLLIGSNVPHLNFDYRIQTECKQLVLQMRENFLQDIINPVPEYASIRHLLERSYLGLSFSGETKRIVVEKLQVIKDKSSFTSLIGLIEILQILADSTEVKELNKEDTRIKWFLNDKIRMGTIYDYIHENYDRKPNVNEIAKIASLSTPAFCRYFKKQTNMTFTDFVNNYRINQARIFLLKESSITEVCFQVGFESLSYFNKLFKQHVGETPSEFRKRHLEKIEN encoded by the coding sequence ATGAAGATCCAGAAAGAGAGTATTGAATTTGAAAAAGGAAAGTCTTTTAAGCTTTTTGCACCTTCTTTAAAAAATTGTTTTTTCTGGCACTATCACCCGGAAATAGAGCTGGTATATGTAGAAGCCATTAATGGAATCCGTCATGTAGGTAAGGATATTTCCGGCTTTACAGATAGTGATTTGCTTTTAATTGGTTCGAATGTACCTCATCTTAATTTTGACTACCGGATTCAAACCGAATGTAAACAACTGGTACTTCAAATGAGAGAAAATTTTCTTCAGGACATCATTAACCCCGTTCCTGAATATGCAAGTATCAGGCATTTACTGGAGCGTTCTTATCTCGGATTATCCTTTTCCGGAGAAACAAAAAGAATAGTCGTTGAAAAACTTCAGGTTATCAAAGATAAAAGCTCCTTTACATCATTAATCGGCCTTATTGAAATTCTGCAAATCCTCGCGGATTCAACGGAAGTCAAAGAGTTGAATAAAGAGGATACAAGAATAAAATGGTTTTTAAACGACAAAATAAGAATGGGAACCATCTATGATTACATCCATGAAAATTATGACCGGAAGCCCAACGTTAATGAGATTGCAAAGATTGCAAGTTTAAGTACTCCTGCATTTTGCCGATATTTTAAAAAGCAGACCAATATGACCTTTACTGATTTTGTCAATAATTACAGGATTAACCAAGCACGAATATTTTTATTAAAGGAATCCTCAATAACCGAAGTTTGTTTTCAGGTCGGCTTTGAAAGCCTTTCCTATTTTAATAAATTATTCAAACAACATGTGGGAGAAACTCCGTCTGAATTCAGAAAAAGGCATTTGGAGAAAATAGAAAATTAG
- a CDS encoding IS1182 family transposase: MLSTSKVVFKDYTPKENLLFPPNLSELIDERHPVKIVSNIIDGLDIKSLIKTYKPGGTSCYHPKMLLKVLIYGYLSNIYSSRKMEQALKENIHFMWLSAMSRPDHNTLNRFRSERLKGEIKAIFTQIVLLLEKEGLVSLKTTFVDGTKIEANANRYTFVWGRAVKKHKERIAEQLEELWNYAETVAKDELENTESIDFKEVDSEKVTQTIEKINEVLKDKKVASKVRQKLNYAKKNWADNLEKYKKQQELLEDRNSYSKTDTDATFMRMKEDHMRNGQLKPAYNLQISTHRQFILHYSIHPNPTDTKTLATHLLGFEESYHKAPKELVADAGYGSEENYNLLKSKKIKAYVKYNYFRKDQKSGQITTSQNNPKLAKIREKVFKLLNTSKGIKLRKQRCHDVEPVFAELKHNKNFKRFMLRGKNKVEVEIGILAIAHNLKKMSKAA; the protein is encoded by the coding sequence GTGTTAAGTACGTCAAAAGTAGTCTTTAAAGATTACACCCCCAAAGAAAATCTGCTTTTTCCTCCCAATTTATCGGAGTTGATTGATGAGCGACATCCTGTGAAAATTGTTTCAAACATTATTGATGGCTTGGATATCAAAAGCTTAATTAAAACCTACAAACCTGGCGGAACATCTTGCTACCACCCGAAAATGCTTTTGAAAGTTTTGATTTATGGCTATTTAAGCAATATCTATTCAAGCCGCAAAATGGAGCAGGCCTTGAAAGAAAACATCCATTTTATGTGGCTCTCTGCAATGAGCCGTCCCGATCATAACACCTTAAACAGGTTCCGTAGTGAACGATTGAAAGGTGAGATTAAAGCTATTTTCACACAAATTGTTCTTCTTTTGGAAAAGGAAGGTTTGGTAAGTCTGAAAACCACTTTTGTAGATGGCACCAAGATAGAAGCCAATGCCAATCGCTATACTTTTGTTTGGGGAAGAGCTGTCAAAAAACACAAAGAAAGGATTGCAGAGCAATTAGAAGAGCTTTGGAACTATGCAGAAACAGTTGCCAAAGACGAGCTTGAAAATACAGAAAGTATTGATTTTAAAGAAGTAGATTCTGAAAAAGTAACTCAAACCATCGAAAAGATCAATGAAGTTTTGAAAGATAAAAAAGTAGCTTCAAAAGTTCGTCAGAAACTGAATTATGCTAAGAAAAACTGGGCAGATAATTTAGAGAAATATAAAAAACAGCAAGAATTATTAGAAGATAGAAATTCCTATTCCAAAACCGATACAGACGCTACTTTTATGCGAATGAAGGAGGATCATATGCGAAACGGACAACTAAAACCCGCTTACAATCTACAAATTTCTACCCATAGACAATTCATTTTACATTATTCAATTCATCCCAACCCAACAGACACCAAAACATTAGCGACTCATTTACTGGGTTTTGAAGAAAGCTATCATAAAGCTCCCAAAGAGCTTGTTGCTGATGCTGGTTATGGCTCAGAAGAAAATTACAACTTGTTAAAATCTAAGAAAATAAAAGCTTATGTTAAATATAATTACTTCAGAAAAGATCAGAAATCGGGACAAATAACCACTTCACAAAACAATCCTAAATTGGCAAAAATCAGAGAAAAGGTTTTCAAACTTCTTAATACCAGCAAGGGCATCAAACTCAGAAAACAAAGATGCCATGATGTTGAACCTGTTTTTGCAGAGCTCAAACACAACAAAAATTTTAAACGATTCATGCTTCGGGGAAAAAATAAAGTCGAGGTAGAAATCGGCATACTCGCAATTGCCCACAATCTAAAGAAAATGTCAAAAGCAGCCTAA
- the lipA gene encoding lipoyl synthase → MENLVQDTTVQKPKWIRVKLPTGKNYRELRSLVDKYKLNTICQSGSCPNMGECWGEGTATFMILGNICTRSCGFCGVKTGKPMDVNWDEPEKVARSIKLMKIKHAVLTSVDRDDLKDMGSILWGETVNAVRRISPGTTMETLIPDFQGITKHLDRMIDVAPEVISHNMETVKRLTREVRIQAKYERSLEVLRYLKEAGQRRTKTGMMLGLGETKDEVFQTIEDIRNANVDVITLGQYLQPTKKHLPVKKFITPEEFDEFGDFARSLGFRHVESSPLVRSSYHAEKHIH, encoded by the coding sequence ATGGAAAATTTAGTTCAAGACACTACCGTTCAAAAACCAAAGTGGATTCGTGTAAAACTTCCTACCGGAAAGAATTACAGAGAACTGAGAAGTTTGGTTGATAAATATAAATTAAATACAATTTGCCAGAGTGGAAGCTGCCCGAATATGGGTGAATGTTGGGGGGAAGGAACTGCAACTTTCATGATTTTAGGGAACATCTGTACACGAAGCTGTGGATTTTGCGGGGTAAAAACCGGAAAACCGATGGATGTTAACTGGGATGAACCTGAAAAAGTAGCACGTTCTATCAAATTGATGAAGATCAAACATGCGGTTCTTACTTCAGTAGATCGTGATGATTTGAAGGATATGGGTTCTATTCTTTGGGGGGAAACGGTGAATGCCGTAAGAAGAATTTCTCCGGGAACTACCATGGAGACTTTGATTCCCGACTTTCAAGGCATTACAAAGCATCTTGACCGAATGATCGATGTAGCTCCTGAGGTGATTTCTCATAATATGGAAACCGTAAAACGTTTGACAAGAGAAGTAAGAATTCAGGCTAAATATGAGAGAAGTCTGGAAGTTTTAAGATATCTGAAAGAAGCAGGTCAAAGGAGAACCAAAACAGGAATGATGCTTGGATTGGGTGAAACCAAAGATGAGGTCTTTCAAACGATTGAAGACATTAGAAATGCCAATGTGGATGTTATTACATTAGGTCAGTATTTACAGCCTACCAAAAAGCATTTACCTGTGAAAAAATTCATTACTCCCGAAGAGTTTGATGAATTTGGTGACTTCGCAAGAAGTCTTGGTTTCAGACATGTGGAAAGTTCTCCACTTGTAAGAAGCTCTTATCACGCAGAAAAACATATACATTAA
- a CDS encoding RNA polymerase sigma factor translates to MNDEQLFLLIQKAKEKDQKAQTKLINVFWVDVFSFVMKKVKDENDTDEITVNVFSKVLSKLDMYDPHFQFKTWILTIAQNTVIDFWRKRSRENQDPTENLDEVKNQFAKSPEELMISNEEQKKIIKTIESLDANYQDIIKLRFFEEKSIKEIAEELGISIANTKVRVMRAKKVLAELLKNNEFDEE, encoded by the coding sequence ATGAACGACGAACAATTATTCCTGCTCATCCAAAAAGCAAAAGAAAAGGATCAGAAAGCCCAGACAAAGCTCATTAATGTTTTCTGGGTTGATGTTTTTTCTTTTGTCATGAAAAAGGTAAAGGACGAGAATGATACCGATGAGATTACCGTAAACGTTTTCTCTAAGGTATTATCGAAACTGGATATGTACGATCCTCATTTTCAATTTAAAACCTGGATTTTAACCATTGCACAGAATACGGTGATTGATTTTTGGAGAAAAAGGAGCCGTGAAAATCAGGATCCCACAGAAAACCTGGATGAAGTAAAAAACCAATTTGCAAAATCCCCTGAAGAATTGATGATCTCTAATGAAGAGCAAAAGAAAATCATCAAAACCATTGAATCGCTAGACGCTAATTATCAGGATATTATTAAACTGAGGTTTTTTGAAGAGAAGAGCATTAAGGAAATCGCCGAAGAGCTAGGAATTTCTATAGCCAACACTAAAGTAAGGGTGATGCGAGCGAAAAAAGTTTTGGCTGAGCTTCTGAAAAATAATGAGTTTGATGAAGAGTAA
- the tyrS gene encoding tyrosine--tRNA ligase, giving the protein MNSFIEELQWRGLFADMMPGTDEQLNKEVTTAYIGFDPTADSLHIGSLIQIKILAHFQQHGHKPIALVGGATGMIGDPSGKSAERNLLDEETLLHYVECLKNQLSKFLNFDGDGPNKAELVNNYDWMKKISFLDFAKNVGKNITVNYMMAKDSVKKRFSGEAGADGMSFTEFTYQLIQGYDFLHLYQNNNVKLQMGGSDQWGNITTGTELIRRKAQGEAFALTVPLITKADGSKFGKSESGENYWLDKKKTSPYKFYQFWLNATDEDAERFIKFYTFLSKEEIEALVAEHKTAPHERKLQKKLAEEVTVWVHDREEYEKALKASEILFGRSTAEDLVSLDEEIFLEVFDGVPQKEVAKADVLGVNIIDLLSEKSGFLKSKSEAQREIKGNAISVNKQKVNDTFTANESDLIDGKFLLLQKGKKSYFIVRVI; this is encoded by the coding sequence ATGAATTCCTTTATAGAAGAATTACAATGGCGTGGTCTTTTTGCCGATATGATGCCCGGAACTGATGAGCAATTAAATAAAGAGGTAACGACTGCATATATCGGTTTTGATCCAACAGCCGATTCTTTGCATATTGGAAGTCTTATTCAAATAAAAATTTTAGCCCACTTTCAGCAACATGGCCACAAGCCTATTGCCCTGGTTGGAGGTGCTACGGGAATGATCGGTGATCCTTCCGGAAAATCTGCAGAGAGGAATCTTCTCGATGAAGAAACCCTTTTACATTATGTTGAATGCTTAAAAAATCAGCTTTCAAAATTTTTAAATTTTGATGGAGATGGACCTAATAAAGCTGAACTAGTGAATAACTATGACTGGATGAAGAAAATCTCATTCCTGGATTTTGCTAAAAATGTAGGAAAAAACATCACAGTAAACTACATGATGGCTAAAGATTCTGTAAAGAAAAGATTTTCAGGAGAAGCAGGAGCAGATGGAATGAGTTTCACAGAGTTTACGTATCAGCTTATTCAAGGGTATGATTTCCTTCATTTATACCAAAACAATAATGTAAAATTGCAGATGGGAGGTTCTGATCAGTGGGGAAATATTACCACAGGAACAGAATTAATCCGTAGAAAAGCTCAGGGCGAAGCTTTTGCATTGACCGTTCCTTTGATCACTAAAGCTGACGGCTCTAAATTCGGAAAGTCTGAAAGTGGTGAAAACTACTGGCTGGACAAAAAGAAAACATCCCCTTACAAATTCTACCAGTTCTGGCTGAATGCTACAGATGAAGATGCAGAACGATTTATCAAATTTTATACATTCCTGAGCAAAGAAGAAATTGAAGCTTTAGTAGCAGAACACAAAACAGCTCCACATGAGAGAAAACTTCAAAAGAAACTTGCTGAAGAAGTAACAGTTTGGGTTCATGACAGAGAAGAGTACGAAAAAGCACTGAAAGCATCTGAAATTCTTTTCGGACGTTCTACCGCTGAAGATTTGGTAAGCCTTGATGAGGAAATTTTCCTTGAAGTATTTGATGGTGTTCCTCAAAAAGAAGTTGCAAAAGCTGATGTTTTAGGAGTAAATATTATTGATCTGCTTTCTGAAAAGTCAGGTTTCCTTAAATCTAAGAGTGAGGCTCAGAGAGAAATCAAAGGAAACGCAATTTCAGTTAATAAACAAAAGGTAAATGATACTTTTACGGCTAATGAAAGTGACCTGATTGACGGTAAGTTTTTATTACTGCAAAAAGGGAAAAAAAGCTATTTTATTGTAAGAGTCATCTAA
- a CDS encoding alpha/beta hydrolase, which translates to MNLDYLVREPENITPNTPILFMLHGYGSNEQDLFSFRKTLPADWLIVSFRAPKDTQFEGYSWYDIDFNNPEGFIDVDQAKESLNNVLENMLKIINHYGLTESKTHLCGFSQGGILCYALALKYPELFNYVACLSSYPEEKILGDIVKDKKKLERLRFFVSHGTEDVVIPLEWGRKAADLLYDLGCYFTFREYMSGHGVNQKNYMDLMDFFSK; encoded by the coding sequence ATGAATTTAGATTACCTAGTAAGAGAACCCGAAAATATTACACCTAATACTCCGATTCTTTTTATGCTTCATGGCTATGGAAGCAATGAACAGGATCTTTTCAGCTTCAGAAAAACACTTCCTGCTGACTGGCTTATCGTAAGTTTCAGAGCACCGAAGGATACTCAATTTGAAGGATATTCATGGTACGATATCGACTTTAATAATCCTGAAGGTTTTATAGATGTTGATCAGGCAAAAGAATCCCTAAATAACGTTTTAGAAAACATGTTAAAAATAATTAATCATTATGGATTAACAGAAAGCAAAACTCATTTATGTGGATTCAGCCAGGGAGGTATTTTATGTTATGCACTAGCTTTGAAATATCCTGAGCTCTTTAATTATGTGGCATGTTTAAGCAGCTACCCTGAAGAAAAAATATTAGGCGATATTGTTAAAGACAAGAAAAAGCTGGAAAGGCTCCGATTCTTTGTATCTCATGGAACTGAGGACGTTGTTATTCCATTAGAATGGGGACGAAAGGCTGCGGATCTTTTGTATGATTTGGGCTGTTACTTCACTTTCAGAGAATATATGAGCGGACATGGAGTCAATCAAAAAAATTATATGGATTTAATGGATTTCTTTTCAAAGTAA
- a CDS encoding PDZ domain-containing protein, producing the protein MKIKLFIWVFFLSVLMNAQNSFEIKDAKKTVIPFKLINNLIFIPVTVNGVELTFLLDTGVAETSIFSLENKELKLTSLEKIKFSGLGGSASIDGFRSDNNIGKIGKNFINNSLSLFIIVDQEFNISSHVGIPVNGIIGYHFFKNHPISIDYITKKVTVYNDENLFKKKTRKFEVFPISIENNKPYIEADVEMTNERKSSKLLIDLGNSDPIWLFPTLIKNFVYNRPNIDDFLGRGFNGDVYGKRSRIHNFYIGDFKFEKPLTAMPDEFSIQYVNLVANRRGSIGGEIMRRFTVIFDYPNGKLYLRKNKNYDDPFHFNMSGLDFKQDGLQWEKDSFSLETKSPTKAGNEVQVINNNLQYKFVLKPIFSIAGVRKDSPADKAGLKRDDQIITINGRKTTEMTLERILELMKSDEGRTITMVVKRKNEQLTLSFILEDPIPYQE; encoded by the coding sequence ATGAAAATTAAGCTTTTTATATGGGTCTTTTTTTTGAGTGTTTTGATGAATGCTCAAAATTCATTTGAAATTAAAGATGCAAAAAAAACAGTCATCCCTTTTAAGCTTATCAATAATCTCATTTTCATCCCTGTTACTGTTAATGGTGTAGAGCTTACTTTTTTACTAGATACAGGAGTTGCGGAAACTTCTATTTTTAGTCTGGAAAATAAGGAGCTCAAACTGACGAGTCTGGAAAAAATTAAATTTTCAGGATTAGGAGGAAGTGCCAGTATAGATGGATTCCGGTCGGATAACAACATTGGTAAAATAGGAAAAAACTTTATTAATAATTCCCTGAGTCTGTTTATTATAGTCGATCAGGAATTTAATATTTCCTCCCATGTCGGAATTCCCGTGAATGGCATCATTGGATATCATTTCTTTAAAAACCATCCAATCTCAATAGATTATATCACTAAGAAAGTAACAGTTTATAATGACGAGAATCTTTTTAAAAAGAAGACCAGAAAATTTGAAGTATTTCCTATTTCTATTGAAAATAACAAGCCCTATATTGAAGCAGATGTAGAGATGACTAATGAAAGAAAAAGCTCTAAATTATTAATAGATTTAGGTAATAGTGATCCTATTTGGCTATTCCCTACCCTCATTAAAAATTTCGTTTACAATCGTCCGAATATTGATGACTTTCTGGGAAGAGGCTTTAATGGTGATGTCTATGGCAAGAGAAGCAGAATTCATAATTTTTATATTGGAGATTTTAAATTTGAAAAGCCTTTGACCGCCATGCCTGATGAGTTTTCCATTCAATACGTCAATCTGGTTGCAAACAGAAGAGGATCTATCGGTGGAGAAATCATGCGTCGCTTTACAGTTATTTTTGACTATCCTAATGGAAAATTATATTTACGTAAAAATAAAAATTATGACGATCCTTTCCATTTCAATATGAGCGGGCTGGATTTTAAGCAAGACGGATTACAATGGGAAAAAGATTCATTTTCCCTTGAGACCAAGAGTCCCACTAAAGCAGGAAATGAAGTTCAAGTCATTAATAATAATTTACAATATAAATTTGTTTTAAAGCCGATCTTTTCCATTGCAGGGGTTCGAAAAGATTCGCCGGCGGATAAAGCGGGTTTAAAAAGAGATGACCAGATTATTACCATCAACGGAAGAAAGACGACTGAAATGACTCTGGAACGTATTCTGGAATTAATGAAGTCTGATGAAGGACGAACCATTACCATGGTCGTTAAAAGAAAAAATGAACAACTTACTTTAAGTTTTATCTTAGAGGATCCAATCCCTTACCAAGAATAG
- a CDS encoding L,D-transpeptidase: MNNILVKKSFLYTMVVALFLVSCKKEIEKINDTFSDTTNTEAPALKADSVKKDSVVKKESIPPAMQENGFYNALALPKNKKLRDSVYSAFSKKYTERERYAILALNRLDSKNKWNSDTLVVPAKMDTTLMSYSPFPMQLDVLSGVKKFVIFSYPIQAYGVYSNGSLVKWGPTSMGKKSAQTTRGLTFANWKKKLSISTVSSEWKLPYNFNIFNIGGIGWHQYDLPGYPASHSCLRLLKNDAQWLYSYADTWILNPGGATTKAKGTAVMIFGDYKWGGRKPWRKLLEDPNANNISVEEMNKLIEPHVEKIIKEQDNREKVADSIKAAKAVEIQEPAKMPEVPAP; encoded by the coding sequence ATGAATAACATACTTGTGAAAAAATCTTTTCTATACACTATGGTAGTGGCTTTATTTCTTGTTTCATGTAAAAAGGAAATCGAGAAAATAAATGACACTTTTAGCGATACCACAAATACGGAAGCTCCGGCTCTAAAAGCAGACTCAGTGAAGAAAGATTCTGTGGTAAAAAAAGAATCTATCCCACCTGCTATGCAGGAAAATGGGTTCTATAACGCATTAGCTCTTCCTAAAAATAAAAAACTAAGAGATTCTGTATATTCTGCATTCAGTAAGAAATATACGGAAAGAGAAAGATATGCTATTCTGGCACTAAACAGGCTGGATTCAAAAAATAAATGGAACTCTGATACTTTGGTTGTTCCGGCTAAAATGGATACTACATTAATGTCATACTCTCCGTTTCCAATGCAATTGGACGTATTGAGTGGCGTGAAAAAGTTTGTTATTTTTTCATATCCTATCCAGGCCTACGGAGTATATTCTAACGGAAGCCTCGTAAAATGGGGACCAACGAGTATGGGAAAAAAATCTGCGCAAACAACGAGAGGGCTAACATTTGCCAACTGGAAAAAGAAGTTATCAATCTCTACGGTCAGCAGTGAATGGAAGCTTCCTTATAATTTCAATATTTTTAATATCGGAGGGATAGGATGGCACCAGTATGACTTACCGGGTTATCCTGCATCACACTCATGTCTGAGATTGTTGAAGAATGATGCACAATGGCTCTATTCTTATGCGGATACATGGATCTTAAATCCTGGTGGTGCGACAACAAAAGCAAAAGGAACCGCCGTGATGATTTTCGGAGATTATAAATGGGGTGGAAGAAAACCATGGAGAAAATTATTGGAAGATCCTAACGCCAATAATATTTCAGTAGAAGAAATGAATAAGCTCATTGAGCCTCATGTTGAGAAAATAATCAAAGAACAGGACAACAGGGAAAAAGTAGCAGATTCAATCAAAGCTGCAAAAGCGGTCGAGATTCAGGAACCTGCTAAAATGCCGGAAGTTCCTGCTCCTTAA